The Mucilaginibacter rubeus genomic interval CAAGGGGTATGAAAAAGGTCTGCTATCTATAAGCGTAGCTTCTACTGATAAAGATCCGGGTACGGTACATGAGTGGCAAGGCTTAGATCATCCGGTATTATCAAGCATTGATAAGGATGTAAGCTGGTGGGATAACCATACGCAGTATAAGCAAACCGTAATCTGGGATAAAAAGAAGCTGACAGGTCACCCTTTCATTATGTATTACAATGCCAATGGCGACAGCGTAAATAAAAAACGTGGTGCCGAGCGGATTGGCATGGCCGTATCTGATGATATGCTGCATTGGAAACGCTTCGGTAAAGACCCGGTGTTGAATCACGGCGACGGTATCACCGGCGATCCGTATATCCAACAAATAGGAAACGTATATGTAATGTTCTATTTCGGAGCGTTCTGGAAGACTGGTGACTCGGGCGTATTTAATCGCTTTGCCTGCTCGTATGACCTGGTACACTGGACAGACTGGACAGGCGAGAAGCTCATTCAATCGTCCGAGCCTTATGATAATATGTTTGCCCATAAATCGTGCGTGGTGAAGTATAAAGGCGTAGTTTATCACTTTTATTGTGCCGTAAACAAAGCCGATCAGCGAGGTATAGCAGTTGCTGTATCAAAAGATTTGGGTAAAAGCGAGCTCAACTTTGTAGCGCCGCCTGTTAAGAAAAGCAAATCGAAATAAATGAGGCTACGTTATTTATATACGCTGTGTTTGGTGTTTTTCACGGCCGGTTTTGTATCTGCCCAAAACATACGCAAAACTGAGAGCTTCAATGCCGGCTGGAAGTTTTTTTTAGGCGATGATAGCGTTGCTAACGCGATAAAATATGATGATAGTCACTGGCGGAAACTCGACCTTCCGCATGATTGGAGCATCGAAGGTAAATTCGACAGTAAAAACCCCTCCACACAGGCTGAAGGTGGATTGCCAGCCGGCATTGGCTGGTACCGTAAAAACTTTCTCATCCCGGCATCATCAAAAGCTAAAACTATTTTGATTGATTTTGACGGTGTTTTTCATAACAGCGAAGTTTGGATCAATGGCCATTATTTAGGTAAACGACCTAACGGTTATATCTCATTCAGGTATGATTTAACGCCTTACCTCCAATTCGGCACACAACAAAATGTTATAGCTGTGAGGGTGGATAACAGCGATCAGCCTAATTCGCGCTGGTATACCGGTTCGGGCATTTACCGTAATGTGTGGCTGACGACCGTCAATAAAATTCATCTGCCACAATGGTCATCATTTATCACTACACCGCAGGTTGATCATCAAAATGCGGAGATCAGTATTCGCACGGTTTTGCCGGGTTCCATAAACTCAGGGTTTAAGCTTAAAGCTTCTGTTCTGGATGATCAAGTTAAGGTTGTCGGATCTGTCATAACACCAATAACCGATACCGTAATTCAGCAAAGTATTCGGTTAAGTAATCCTCAACTATGGTCGGTAAAACATCCTTACCTGTACAAAGTAAAATTGCAGTTGATAGCTGGTAATCGGGTTATTGATGATTATACTACTACCACAGGCATTAGGTATTTTAATTTCGATGCAGATAAAGGTTTCAGTCTAAATGGTGAGCCAATGAAGATTCTTGGTGTTTGTCTGCATCATGATCAGGGGGCTTTGGGCACGGCTGTTAATACACGCGCTATTGAACGACAATTGCAGATATTGAAGGATATGGGCTGCAATGCCATCCGTACCTCACATAATCCGCCAGCGCCGGAGTTACTTGATCTGTGCGATAAAATGGGTTTGCTGGTGATGGATGAAGCCTTTGATATGTGGAAGAAGAAAAAGAGCAAACACGACTATCACGAAGATTGGGACGAATGGCATGTGAAAGACTTGCAAGACCAGGTTTTACGCGATCGCAACCATCCATCCATTTTTGCCTGGAGTATCGGCAACGAGATCAGGGAACAATTTGATAGTACCGGCGTGAGCATAGGCCGAGAGCTGGTGAACATTGTAAAGCAGTTGGATAATACCAGGCCTGTTACATCGGCTTTGAGCGATGCGGATCCTAAAAAGAATTTCATTTACCAGTCGGGAGCGCTTGATCTGGTTGGCTTAAACTACCACCAGGAAGTATACGCCGATTTTCAGAAAAACTATCCCGGGCAAAAGTTTATCGGCACCGAAAACATGTCGGCCCTGGCAACAAGGGGACATTATGATATGCCCTCGGATAGTATCAGGCGCTGGCCAAAAGATGGTAAAACTCCTTTGAAAGATGGTAATGCCGATTTTACGGTATCATCTTACGATAATGTTTCGGCCTATTGGGGTTCAACGCACGAGGAAACCTGGAAGATCATCAAAAAACATGATTTCCTTTCAGGCCTTTTTGTGTGGACAGGATTTGACTACATTGGCGAACCTACTCCATACCTGTGGCCTGCCCGCAGCTCATATTTTGGCATTGTTGATCTTGCCGGCTTCCCCAAAGATGTTTATTACATGTACCAAAGCGAGTGGACAACCAAGCCTGTTTTACACCTGTTACCGCACTGGAACTGGAAGCCTGGACAGATAATTGATGTTTGGGCCTATTACAATAATGCCGATGAAGTGGAAGCTTTTTTAAACGGTAAATCGATAGGTGTGAGGAAGAAAATCGGCGATGACCTGCATGTGATGTGGCGCGTTAAATACGAGCCGGGAGTGTTAAAAGCTGTATCGCGCCGCAACGGTAAAGTGGTTATGACCACGCAGGTGGTTACAGCAGGCGAGCCTTATAAAATACAGTTAAAAGCAGATAGGGATAAGATTAGCGCAGATGGCAAAGACTTGTCATATATTACCGTATCTGTTCTGGATAAAAACAATGTACCGGTGCCTGATGCCAATCAGTTGGTGAAGTTTAAAGTGTCCGGACAAGGTATATTGAAAGGAGTGGACAATGGTTCGCAAACCGATCTGGATCCGTTTGTATCTGATCAGCACCATTTGTTTAACGGCTTGGGGTTGGCAATTATCCGATCTAAATCTGTCGCTGGTAAGATTACTGTTAGCGCTATTGCTGATGGGTTACAACCGGCCAGATTAGTTATTCAAGCCAAGCGTTAAGCAGTTATTTATTCATTGCCGTTAACGAAAAAAAGGCAGGATTGTGCGATTCCCCTCTTGAGAGGGGCGGAGGGGTGTGTTTCTGCATTGATAGGTACATAGCAGAAACACACCCCTGCTATCACACGTTCCTACGCGCCCCCTCTCAAGAGGGGAATTTTAAAATCTACAGCCGAGCGGCGGCGTTTTTTGTATTTCTAATAACTATTGCCTCCAGCCGGGTGGTAGCGCTTTATTTATTGAAGATAATATCCTACAATAGCAGGAGAAAATATTACAGTAAAGGTTACCCGTGGTGCGTTAAATTTGTTATACAATTTTAAACCACAATACTAATTTTTACCGTACTACCCGATTAACGCATGAAAGTGTTGCCTGTGTTAGATTTCGCGATTATAGGTATTTACCTTATAGCTATGGTACTGGTTGGTTTTTATTTTTCGCGTAAAAATAAAAATGCCGAGCAGTTCACCGTTGCTTCAGGTTTAATACCCGGCTGGGCCATCGGTTTATCAATTTATGCCACTTTTTTAAGCAGTAACACCTTTTTGGGAGTACCCGGCAAAGCTTACGGGGGCAACTGGAACGCTTTTGTATTTAGCTTGTCCATGCCATTTGCAGCATGGATAGCGGTTAAATATTTTATACCATTTTATCGTAACACCGGTAATATATCGGCCTATACGCATTTTGAAAAACGCTTTGGTCCCTGGGCAAGGGTTTACGCGGTTATATGTTTTTTGCTTACGCAGATAGCCCGCATGGGATCCGTGTTTTTCGGCATTGCATTGAGTTTGCAGGCGCTTACCGGGCTCTCTATGAAGACCATCATGATCGTTATGGGCATCTCCATCATATTGTATACCGTATCCGGAGGGATCAAGGCTGTGATCTGGACGGAGGTGGTACAGGCTATCATTAAAACTTTAGGAGCTTTGCTGATCATTTACCTGGTGATAAACAGTATCCCCGGCGGCTTTGATAAGATTGTAGAAATTGGCAAAGCCGATCATAAATTTAGTCTTGGCAGTTTTTCGCTTAACCTCACCGAGCCGACATTTTGGGTGATCCTATTCTACGGGTTTTTCATCAATCTTAACAATTTTGGGATGGATCAAAACTATATTCAGCGTTATCATGCTGCTACATCTACTAAACAGGCGGCCAAATCGGTTTGGCTTTGCGTTGGTATTTATGTACCTGCATCTTTTCTGTTTTTTGTAATAGGCTCATGCTTATATGCTTACTACAGTCAGCATCCGGATCTGATCCTGAGCCTTAAACACCAGGTAGCCATTGAGCGCCTGCCTGCTACGGCTTCGGCAAATGAGGTTTCGGCATTTATAAGCAAACTTACGCCTGCTGATTACGGTGATAAGATCATGCCGCATTTTATGGTTACCAAAATCCCGGCAGGGCTGGTTGGCGTTATTGTGGCAGCTATTTTATCGGCCGCTATGAGTACCATCAGTTCGGGCATGAACGCCTCAGCTACTGTTTTTACCATCGATATCTATAAAAGGTATTTTAAGCCACAACTCAACGACAAAAATACTTTGAATGCCCTGCATATTGGCACCGTACTTTTCGGGTTCGCGGGTATGGCGGCTGGGATAGCCATGATAGGGGTAAAGAGTATCCTTGATTTGTGGTGGCAGCTTTCGGGCATTTTTGCCGCGGGTATGCTGGGCTTGTTTTTGCTGGGCATTATTAGCAGGCAAACCCGTAACCATGAAGCCATTATCGCCAGTATTATTGGCGTTTTAGTGATCCTTTGGCTTACTTTTCCATCGCTCATTCCGGAACAGTATGCCGCTCTCCGCAGCACGCTCAATACCAATATGATCATTGTTGCGGGTACGCTTGCCATATTTTTAACAGGAATATTTTTAACCAAAACCAGGCAGTTAACAGTTTAATCATCATCAAATGGAACAATCAAAAAAGGGTTTTATCCCGGTAATGTTAACGCCTTTTAAAGATAACGGCGCGGTTGATTATGTAGCCCTGACCCGCCTTACCGAAATGTATTTACGCGCCGGCGCCGCCGGTGTGTTTGCCAATTGTCTCTCAAGCGAAATGTTTGAACTGAGTGGTGAGGAGCGGCTGGCCATTATCAGGCACGTGGTTGAAACTGTTGACGGCGCTGTGCCCGTAGTTGCTACTGGAACCTTTGGCGGCCCGGTTGAAAAGCAAGCCGATTTTGTAAAAAGAGTTTATGATACAGGCACTTCGGCGGTAATTGCCATCTCAAGTTTATTGGCCGATGCCGATGAACCCGATGCGGTATTTAATGACCGCGTGTTTGATCTCTTCGATCAAACCAAAAATATTCCTTTAGGTTTTTACGAATGCCCGGTGCCCTACAAAAGGTTATTATCGGCAGAGCAGCTTCATCATTTTGCAGCCACCGGCAGGATAATATATCATAAAGATACCTGCCTGAATCTTGACATGGTAAAACAGAAGCTGGAGGCGAGCAAAATTAACCCAGCCTTTGGTTTGTATGATGCTTACATGGTCCACGCGGTAGAATCGCTGAAAGCCGGTTCGGCAGGATTGTCATGTATTCAGGGTAATTTCTTTCCGGAGCTTATTGTTTGGTTATGTGATCATTATGCAGATGAATCGCGTCAGCATGAGGTTGCTATGGTGCAGGAGTTTTTAACCGAAAACATGGATGTAATGCACAATGTATACCCGGTTATCGCAAAATATTATCTTACCAAACGGGGTCTGAAAATATCAACTATCACCCGGCGCGATGTTGGTTATTTTTCACCCGCTATCCGCAATAAGATCGAAGATCTGCATAGCAATTATACAATGTTGCGAAGCGAGATAGGTATATATCAATATTAAGTAAGAGGCTGTTTAAAAATAAAAAAACGTCATTGCGAGGTATGAAGCAATCCCCAACAGGCAGAGAGGCTATGTAAATCCGCCCTGTAAAGTAGGGGATTGCTTCGTACCTCGCAATGACGTTGGAGGATATCAATTTTATTGAATCGTTTTAAAAAACTTTTAAGAATTTTCGCTTTGTTACTTAAGGGTTCAGTTGACGACTTAAGACTTAACCAAATCAAGCAGACACCGCCTGTTTTTGCCCTTTGATGTAACGGCGTTTATATTCAAGCGGTGTCATCCCGGTAACCCTTTTAAAGTGACGGTAGAAGTTAGAGATATTGTTATAACCGCATTCAAAACACAAAACTTCGGTAGGCAGCTTGTCCTCAATCAAAAAGCGACAGGCATGACTGATCCTGATCTCGGTTAAAAAATCAAAGTAAGTTTTCTTGGTCATCAGTTTAAAATAGCGGCAGAATGAGGTAACGCTAAGATTGCCGATAGCTGCTATTTTCTCCAGGCTGATCTCCTGCTTATAGTTGGCCAGTGTATATGAACATACTTTATTGAGGCGGATGGTATCCGATTCGTTGGATTGGTGGAAGTCGCTGTGCGATAGCGTTATCGGTTCAAATTCTTCATTTTCGGCAAGCACTTTCAATATCGATAACAGGATAATGATCCTGTCGAGGTTGGTTGCTTCAACAGCCTGGCGCATCAGTTTGGCCAGTTCGGTTTTTGCTTCGCCCTTAATTACCATACCGCTTTTGGCTTTTTCAAAAAGCTTGGGCAGCATGTAGGCTTCGGGTAAATTTAACAAGTAACGGCCAAGGCAGTCGGGCAAAAAATGAATCACAATCACTTCAACGTTCAATCCCGAATCGGGCAAAAAATATTCGTCCTTGCAGCGCCAGCAGTGCGGCAGGGCCTCACCAAGTAAAGTAATTTCGCCTGGCGAAAAATTGCTGATATTATCACCGATAAACCTAACCCCTTCGCCCTTTATTACGTAGTGCAATTCAAGCTCAGGATGGTAATGCCAGATACCCCTGAAGGTGGGCAAAATATCATGCCTGATACTGAATGAATTTTGCGGTTTTACCGCAACCTTAAGGAAATGGGGCTTCATTTTATAAAAATCAATAAAGGTTAGCAGATCGGCAGGCGATTAGGTATGCGCCGCTTCGGTTTATATTTTTAAAAGTAACAATTTTTAATTAAACCCTATTTGCGACAATGTAATTTTCTTTTGACAAAAATTTAGCTTTACAGGAAAAATGGGTTATGGTAAGATTGTATAATAAATAGATAAATACAAATAGGAAACGCAAAGCCTAACACGTGATATTTGTTCAAGCAACTTGTAAATCAGGCTGCAGGATACCAGGAAATATAAACCAATAAAATTAATTATACTTTTTATCAGGCTTTTAGAACTGACAAGATTTTAACATTTAATTAATTGTGATATAAACAATTAATTGCGTGAAAAACGGCAGTATTCTATGAATTTTTGAGAGGCTTTTTAAATAAGCTGTATAATATTTTAACCAATTAAAACCACCATGAAGCACTTTAAATACATAGCCCTATTGTTATTATCAGTTGCAGGCAGCACCGCTTTTGCACAGGCCCCTGCTGATAACAACTACATTAAAGTAATAACCGAGCGCTCAAACAAAATTGTTACCGGGGCAGGCATTACCGATTCGGTAAAATTTAAGAAAGTGCGTGATATCGTGGTTGCACAATACAACGATTTAAACACAGTTTACGAAGCACGTAAAACAAAAGTAAACGATATTAAAGCGCAAATGCCAGATGATAAAGCAGGTGCTAATACTAAAATAGCCCTTATAGATACCGATGTGGTAAAGCAGGTTAAAGTTTTACATACTGCATACATCAAGAACTTAAATAAAGAGTTAAGTGCCGATGAGGTTGATAAGATAAAAGATGGCATGACTTACCGCATTTATCCAATCACCTACACCGCTTACCAGGACGAAATCCCTAACCTAACCGAAGATCAAAAAAGCAAGATTAAAGGCTGGCTGCTGGAAGCACGGGAAAACGCCATTGATGCCGAATCATCGGAGAAAAAACATGCCTGGTTTGGCAAATTTAAGGGCCGCATTAATAACTACCTGTCTGCACAGGGCTACGATATGAAGAAGGAGGGGGAAGAATGGCAAAAGCGCATCAAGGAGCGACAGGCTGCAAAGCAGTAATTTTTGAACTAACCTAAATATCCCCGGTATCATGATATAAGCTTTAGCCGGGCAAACCAATTATACCAATTAATTAACCTGATCATGAAAATTAAATTATCAAGTTTATGAGAAAACTTTTCCTCTTACTTTCGGTGTTGCTGTGTTTAGGCAGCGCGCTAAAAGCCCAGGATCGTAACATAACGGGTGTCGTTACGGACGAGAAAGGTGCTCCGCTGCCAGGGGTTGCTGTACAGGTAAAGGGCAGCAACACCGGTACATTAACCAATGCCGATGGTAAGTATTCACTTAAGGCTACCAACTTGCAAGCCATTGTGGTTGGAGTTAAATTTCTGGGCTATAACTACCAGGAAAAAGCCCTGAAGATTGGCGAAATGAATGCCGACTTTAAAATGTTGCCATCACAAAACGCCCTTGAGGAAGTGGTTGTAGTTGGTTACGGCACCCAAAAGAAAATTCATTTAACAGGCGCTGTTGCCCCGGTTGATATGAAAACCATCCAGGATATCCCTACTACCAACCTTGCGGCAGCATTGCGCGGAACTAACGCGGCAGTTAGCGTTACCGGTGGTATAGCAAGGCCGGGTCAAAGCGGTACTATCACTATCCGTAACCCGGTTTTCCTGGCCAAAAATGGTGGTAGCACAACTCCCTTATATATTATTGACGGAGTACAACGTACCGAAGCCGATTTCAACCTGCTTGATCAGAGTGAGGTTGAAAATATTTCGATATTGAAGGATGCAGCCGCTGCTATCTATGGTATTTTAGGCGCGAATGGTGTTATTGTGGTAACTACCAAACGCGGTCAGGCAGGTGCACCTAAAGTGAGCTTCAGTTCATCAGTAGGTGTTGCTGATGCTATTCAGTTACCGAAAATGATGTCGGGGGTTCAAATGGCTACTTATCTGAATGATATTGAGCAAACAAGGTATAACCACACCATTACTCCCGAAGGTTACATCAACGGCGATTTAAGCAATAAAGACTTAAAATATTATACGCCTGATGAGCTGGAGTACTTTAAAAACAATAACCAAAATTTCCTGGAACAGGCATTTAAACCGGCCGTAACCACCAGGAACGCGCTTAGCATAACCGGCGGTAATGATAAGGTTACATATTTTGCAGGAGCCAATTACGTAAACCAAAATTCAAACTTTAAAGGTGTAAATACCAACCGTTTTGGCTTTAGGGCCAGTGTTGATGCTAAAGTGGCCAAAGGTTTAAAACTATCGTTATCATTGAGTGAGGATCTTGCCAAAAGTAAAATATACTGGTATAAACTGGCAAGCACCAGCGAAAGCCCTGATAACGACTTTCTGTCGCTTAACCAGGCACCACCATGGCAAAAATATTTTATCGACGGGCATCCTGTATACTTAGGAACCAGCAATAACGATAACCTTAACTTTTTTGCTGTTCAAAATTCAAATAACTACACAGGTAACAATAATACTGTATTTAATGGTTTAGCCAATTTGAGTTACGAAATTCCGGGCATTAACGGGTTAACCGCCAATGTAAGCTATAACCGTAACATCAATAACGCTTTTAACAAGCAATATGGTTCAACATTTTATTACAACCAATACTCTGGCGAAGGCGATAACAACCACATCCCGGGAGGCACTGTGGTAGGTGTAAAAGCCATCAAAAATGGTGACAAGGTTCGTCTTACACCATCATTGGCTGATAATTACCAATTTAACGCTAACCTGACATACCACAAACGCTTTGGCGCGCATGAAATTACCGCCCTTGCGTTGTATGAACAGTATGAATCATACAGCGAAGGTGTTGCAGCTGAGGCAGACGGTGTAATTGTAGGCGGAAAAGACAATCAGACCTTCACCATCGGTGATCAATCATCAAACCAGGCTACATTGGTTAAAGAATATGGCCGTAAAGCGGTTGCAGGCAGGATAAACTACGCTTACGCTGATAAATACCTGGTTGAACTGGCCATGAGGGCCGATGCCAATACCAACTTTGCACCAGGCCACCAGTGGGGATATTTCCCTTCGGCATCGGCAGGTTGGGTAATTTCGAAGGAGAACTTCTTTAAATCAGTAAGCTTTGTTGACCTGTTGAAATTCAGAGGTTCGGTAGGTTTGTTAGGTTCTGATAATACACCTTCATTCCTGTACGCAGTTAACTACCAGTTTGGTACAGGTAACAAGGGCGGTGCGGTTTTCGGCGGTAATGGCGATAGGGGACTGGGCGCGTTGTTAAACATCGCTATCCCTAACGTTAACCTAACCTGGGACCACGACTTGAAAACAAACTACGGTTTGGACGCGGCTTTCCTGAATAACCGTTTATCAGTTTCGGCCGATTATTTCTGGGAGCATCGTTATGATATGTTAGCTTCATTGAATACCTCGGTTCCGGTAACTATTGGCGCCGCGCCATCTGCCGAAAACTATGGTATCATCAATACTTTTGGTTATGAAATATCGGTAAGCTGGAAAGATAAAATAGGATCAAACTTTAGCTACAACTTCAGCCCGTTCTTTTCATGGAGCGATAATAAATATATCAAATATGATATCGCTGCCGCGCAGGTTGGAACCATCCAGGATTTGACAGGCAAATCTGGCGACCCAGGTACATTGGGCTACAAATCCTTGGGCATCATCCGTACCCAGGCTGATGCCGACGCGATCATTGCTGAAAGAGCTGCCGCTGCCGGTGGCGCGCAAAACGTTAAGATCTTCGGTTACACTCCGGCTCCTGGTATGATCAATTACGTTGATAAAAACGGCGATGGTATCATCAAGCAGAATGATATTAACGATCAGTTTTATTTAGGTCATAAAGCCAACAACCACTATAATCTTGGTTTAAACTTAGGTGGTTCATATAAAACACTAAGCCTTAATGTGGTAATGGGAATGAGCTGGGGCGGTACGCAATCAATTGAGAGCGCGGCCATTAAACAGGGTACGGCTAACCAAAACAGACCGGTATTCTGGGCCGATCACTGGACCCCGACTAACACAAACGCAAGATATCCGGATCCATACTATTCAGATGATGTAAGTGCTACAAGTGATTTCTGGTTTGTTAGTCCGTTCACCTGGAATATTTCCAGCGCTAACTTAAGCTATACCCTGCCTGCCGGTTTAACCAAAAGGCTTGGCATGTCAAGCATAAGGGCATACGTGGTAGCAACAAACCCTATCAACTTTGTAAACCCTTTCCCTGATCATTACCGTGATATTTCATCACCATTTGGGGCATATCCCAACTTACGTACAGTATCTTTTGGTTTAAACTTAGGCTTCTAAACTTTGAAAGACATGAAATTATTTAAAACCATATTTGCAGCTTTGATCGTATCAGCCCTGTTTACAAACTGTAAAAAGGTGCTTGATAAGGAGGATCTTACCCATAGTACTCCCGGTCAGGTGTTTAATGACTCAACAGTAGCCATACTAAACATAAATTACCTTTACACTGCCAATCAGCCCGGCTGGTTTGGCGATACCGGCGGCGCCCTTGGTGGTGGCGGCGATAAATGCGACGAGTTTTACAGCGATAACGCGTACGTAAAAGGTACCGTTACTACCGAAACCGTTGGCGATATCGGTACATCGGTAAACATCAGTAATAACTACGGCCGCATCCGTAACATCAACCAATCCCTGCAGGACCTTGATGCCAGTACTTTACCGGCATCAACCAAAAACAGGTATAAAGCACAGGCTTATTTCTGGCGGGCCTTCAGGTATTTTGATCTGGTAAGGTTATACGGTGGTGTTCCGCTGGTATTAAAACCGCTGGATGCCATTGGTCAGGACGCTAAAAACGCGGCTTTATTGCCTCGTAACAAAACTTCAGAATGCTTTAACCAAATTGTAAGCGACTTAGACAGCTGTATCAAATACCTGCCCGCCAAATGGAGCGGAAGCGACTACGGCAGGATCTCATCGGCTGCGGCCGCGGCTTTCAAAGGCAGGGTATTGTTAACTTATGCAAGCCCTCAGTTTAACGCTAATAATGATGCTGCCCGCTGGCAAGCTGCTGCTGACGCCAATGACAAGGCCATTCAGATACTTAATGCCAATAACTATGGCTTAAACCCATCATATGATAATATGTGGTTTACCGAAAGCAGCAGCAACCCTGAAGCTATTTTGGTTACGGGCTATAACACATCAACAACCGATCAGAACCAGAATAACAATACGTACGATAATGCAACCCGTCCGGCTTATTTAGGTACCAAAGGCGGTTCAAACCAGCCAACCTGGGATATTGTAAAATCATACCCGATGCTTGATGGTAAAGCCCCTGGCGCGTCAACCAAATACGTTTATGATGATTCAAAGTTTTTTGCCAACCGCGACCCAAGGTTTAACAAAACCATTGCTTACAACGGTTGTAACTGGCCTATAAACGGTAATACCTCATACCGCCTGTGGACTTATTTTTACTACAACAAGGCAGATGGCTCGGGTGTTAAAACTACCGAACCTACATCGGCAACCGGTTCAGGCTTTTACTTGCGTAAAGCTATCGACCCCAACATCAGCGTATCTAACGCGCAATATGTGGGTACCGATTGGATGGAGATCCGCTATGCCGAAGTGTTGCTTAACCAGGCCGAATGCGCCGCAGCGTTGGGTAACGTAACTACCGGTTATACCAATATTATAGCTATCAGAAAACGTGCAGGCATTGAAGCCGGTGGCGATAGCCAATATGGCTTAGACGCGGGCATGAGCCCAGATCAGATGATCACCGCTATCATGAACGAGCGTAAGATTGAGTTCGCCTTTGAGGGTAAACGTTACTGGGACCTTCGTCGCCGTAAACTGCTTGAAAGCACGCTGAACGGAACAAAAAGAACCGGTTTGACAGTTACCCTGAACAACAACGCGAGCGCTAAAGATTATATCACCGGTACACGCGATGCCTCGGCAGCTGCATCTTTAGATGCCCTGTACAGCACCTCATTCACAGTTAAAACCAAAGCTTTAGATTCATACAACATCGCGGTTCAGGCAGGTGATTACTTTTTCGGGATCCCTTCGGCAGCGTTGTTAAACAATATCAATTTACAACAAAACAACACTTGGGGTGGGCCGTTTGATCCGCTTCAATAATAAAATTAATGGAACGATGGGTGCCTGCTAATCACTCAGCAAAAAGAATATTATCGATACAAATATGAAAAAACACACAGCTTTATTTTTAGTAGCAGCGGCATTGGGTTTAGCTAAACCGGCTTTTGCCCAGTACCCTGAAGTGCCGGAGAAGGTTAAAGCAGAGAGTGAAGCTTTGATGAAAGAGGCTACCCGTCGTTCAGATTCAGCATGGGCGGTTGCACTGCCCATTATAAAAGCCGATCAAAGAAAAGGCAAGGTAT includes:
- a CDS encoding glycosylase, coding for MKHIFKSSAFFVCAFLMLKAHAQDVPEKVMKGIYEQVKTPYKYGLVIAPEDNSQKADCPTVFRQGDSWYMSYIIFNGRGYETWLADSKDLLHWKTRGRILSFSDDTTKWDNNQKAGYVGLQDYKWGGSYKLQQYNGKYWLSYFGGQSKGYEKGLLSISVASTDKDPGTVHEWQGLDHPVLSSIDKDVSWWDNHTQYKQTVIWDKKKLTGHPFIMYYNANGDSVNKKRGAERIGMAVSDDMLHWKRFGKDPVLNHGDGITGDPYIQQIGNVYVMFYFGAFWKTGDSGVFNRFACSYDLVHWTDWTGEKLIQSSEPYDNMFAHKSCVVKYKGVVYHFYCAVNKADQRGIAVAVSKDLGKSELNFVAPPVKKSKSK
- the galB gene encoding beta-galactosidase GalB, whose protein sequence is MRLRYLYTLCLVFFTAGFVSAQNIRKTESFNAGWKFFLGDDSVANAIKYDDSHWRKLDLPHDWSIEGKFDSKNPSTQAEGGLPAGIGWYRKNFLIPASSKAKTILIDFDGVFHNSEVWINGHYLGKRPNGYISFRYDLTPYLQFGTQQNVIAVRVDNSDQPNSRWYTGSGIYRNVWLTTVNKIHLPQWSSFITTPQVDHQNAEISIRTVLPGSINSGFKLKASVLDDQVKVVGSVITPITDTVIQQSIRLSNPQLWSVKHPYLYKVKLQLIAGNRVIDDYTTTTGIRYFNFDADKGFSLNGEPMKILGVCLHHDQGALGTAVNTRAIERQLQILKDMGCNAIRTSHNPPAPELLDLCDKMGLLVMDEAFDMWKKKKSKHDYHEDWDEWHVKDLQDQVLRDRNHPSIFAWSIGNEIREQFDSTGVSIGRELVNIVKQLDNTRPVTSALSDADPKKNFIYQSGALDLVGLNYHQEVYADFQKNYPGQKFIGTENMSALATRGHYDMPSDSIRRWPKDGKTPLKDGNADFTVSSYDNVSAYWGSTHEETWKIIKKHDFLSGLFVWTGFDYIGEPTPYLWPARSSYFGIVDLAGFPKDVYYMYQSEWTTKPVLHLLPHWNWKPGQIIDVWAYYNNADEVEAFLNGKSIGVRKKIGDDLHVMWRVKYEPGVLKAVSRRNGKVVMTTQVVTAGEPYKIQLKADRDKISADGKDLSYITVSVLDKNNVPVPDANQLVKFKVSGQGILKGVDNGSQTDLDPFVSDQHHLFNGLGLAIIRSKSVAGKITVSAIADGLQPARLVIQAKR
- a CDS encoding sodium:solute symporter, with protein sequence MKVLPVLDFAIIGIYLIAMVLVGFYFSRKNKNAEQFTVASGLIPGWAIGLSIYATFLSSNTFLGVPGKAYGGNWNAFVFSLSMPFAAWIAVKYFIPFYRNTGNISAYTHFEKRFGPWARVYAVICFLLTQIARMGSVFFGIALSLQALTGLSMKTIMIVMGISIILYTVSGGIKAVIWTEVVQAIIKTLGALLIIYLVINSIPGGFDKIVEIGKADHKFSLGSFSLNLTEPTFWVILFYGFFINLNNFGMDQNYIQRYHAATSTKQAAKSVWLCVGIYVPASFLFFVIGSCLYAYYSQHPDLILSLKHQVAIERLPATASANEVSAFISKLTPADYGDKIMPHFMVTKIPAGLVGVIVAAILSAAMSTISSGMNASATVFTIDIYKRYFKPQLNDKNTLNALHIGTVLFGFAGMAAGIAMIGVKSILDLWWQLSGIFAAGMLGLFLLGIISRQTRNHEAIIASIIGVLVILWLTFPSLIPEQYAALRSTLNTNMIIVAGTLAIFLTGIFLTKTRQLTV
- a CDS encoding dihydrodipicolinate synthase family protein, producing MEQSKKGFIPVMLTPFKDNGAVDYVALTRLTEMYLRAGAAGVFANCLSSEMFELSGEERLAIIRHVVETVDGAVPVVATGTFGGPVEKQADFVKRVYDTGTSAVIAISSLLADADEPDAVFNDRVFDLFDQTKNIPLGFYECPVPYKRLLSAEQLHHFAATGRIIYHKDTCLNLDMVKQKLEASKINPAFGLYDAYMVHAVESLKAGSAGLSCIQGNFFPELIVWLCDHYADESRQHEVAMVQEFLTENMDVMHNVYPVIAKYYLTKRGLKISTITRRDVGYFSPAIRNKIEDLHSNYTMLRSEIGIYQY
- a CDS encoding AraC family transcriptional regulator, with translation MKPHFLKVAVKPQNSFSIRHDILPTFRGIWHYHPELELHYVIKGEGVRFIGDNISNFSPGEITLLGEALPHCWRCKDEYFLPDSGLNVEVIVIHFLPDCLGRYLLNLPEAYMLPKLFEKAKSGMVIKGEAKTELAKLMRQAVEATNLDRIIILLSILKVLAENEEFEPITLSHSDFHQSNESDTIRLNKVCSYTLANYKQEISLEKIAAIGNLSVTSFCRYFKLMTKKTYFDFLTEIRISHACRFLIEDKLPTEVLCFECGYNNISNFYRHFKRVTGMTPLEYKRRYIKGQKQAVSA